One window of Chloroflexus aggregans DSM 9485 genomic DNA carries:
- a CDS encoding cytochrome c yields MYPIWEGIFIHSAMYVAIVSAFHVLASHLTVAAAWFNLYLERRAVYEKRPELYEYLRRSALGLLVFAYVFGAMAGVGIWQTTTAANPRGISTLIHNFVFYWGAEWYMFLIDVVGIIAYYYSFGRIDPKTHLRLAWILALGGTGTLSIIVGVLSFKLTPGLWLDTGVSLNGFFNPTFWPQIFLRFALMFPITAAWALLIVTGMPKTYPEREPIIRNAALMGLGGLAVALAIFVFWFYPVLPEHAKIIMRTRAIPPITYTVILGGIAATFAGLLFAWRFPQRQQRLIALGALFVLFAAIFGAERTREVLRKPDIIAGYMSSNQLVFNDLPARSIQSEEQRLNETGMLGSLPFLPRPDQIVLPANSGLPNQTIAVGRTLVMQQCASCHNVSQQTALIGFNQRLALRSLADLLYLRRATTADLIKSRIRAIGGFQYMHPVVGTEEELSAMAQYLEYFVQQVHPSQPQVVTQR; encoded by the coding sequence ATGTATCCGATTTGGGAAGGTATCTTCATCCATTCGGCCATGTACGTGGCGATTGTTTCGGCATTCCACGTACTTGCCTCACACCTGACCGTCGCTGCGGCATGGTTCAACCTCTATCTCGAACGACGGGCGGTTTATGAAAAGCGTCCTGAACTGTACGAGTACTTACGCCGGAGCGCATTAGGCTTGCTCGTCTTTGCGTATGTCTTCGGCGCGATGGCCGGCGTCGGTATCTGGCAAACCACTACCGCAGCGAACCCACGCGGTATTTCGACGCTTATCCACAATTTCGTCTTCTACTGGGGAGCTGAATGGTACATGTTTTTGATTGATGTCGTTGGTATTATCGCCTACTACTATTCGTTCGGTCGGATTGATCCGAAAACACACCTACGGTTGGCATGGATTCTCGCCCTTGGCGGTACCGGCACATTATCTATCATCGTAGGAGTTTTATCATTTAAGCTCACCCCCGGTCTGTGGTTAGATACCGGTGTGAGTCTGAACGGTTTCTTCAATCCCACCTTCTGGCCACAAATCTTCCTGCGCTTTGCGCTTATGTTCCCGATTACCGCAGCGTGGGCGCTGCTCATTGTGACTGGCATGCCCAAAACATACCCCGAGCGCGAACCGATTATCCGCAATGCGGCCCTGATGGGTTTGGGCGGCTTGGCGGTCGCGCTGGCTATTTTCGTCTTCTGGTTCTACCCAGTGCTGCCCGAGCACGCCAAAATTATTATGCGAACCCGCGCCATACCGCCGATTACCTATACCGTTATTCTTGGCGGAATCGCCGCGACGTTTGCCGGTCTGCTGTTTGCGTGGCGGTTTCCCCAGCGCCAGCAACGCCTGATTGCGTTGGGTGCGCTGTTCGTGTTGTTTGCCGCGATCTTTGGCGCCGAACGCACCCGCGAAGTCTTACGCAAACCCGATATTATCGCCGGCTATATGTCATCGAATCAGCTCGTTTTCAACGATCTGCCAGCCCGTAGTATCCAGAGTGAAGAGCAGCGGCTCAATGAGACCGGTATGCTGGGGTCGTTGCCATTTCTCCCTCGGCCTGACCAGATCGTGCTGCCGGCCAATAGTGGATTGCCCAATCAGACAATTGCCGTCGGACGCACCTTAGTCATGCAGCAGTGCGCCTCGTGCCACAATGTGAGCCAGCAAACGGCATTGATTGGGTTCAACCAACGCTTGGCGTTACGGTCACTGGCCGATCTGTTATACCTCCGTCGAGCCACGACGGCTGATCTGATCAAGTCGCGCATCCGCGCAATTGGCGGGTTCCAGTATATGCATCCGGTGGTCGGCACTGAAGAA
- a CDS encoding Crp/Fnr family transcriptional regulator translates to MNSDTLSHSRLLTGLASNDIAVIMRFAETIQVKRDTQLFADGDPATHLYLIVTGQIRLYKLTPTGRQSVFRIAEAHEVIGLSAIVSESRYTLYAQSISAGHMLAWPTLMFQSLMQQFPQLQRNAMQLLSEYREDLQDQLLEMATNDVEIRLAKALVRWMKRHCDMACPAPLTIPLLQRDLADLIGASPYTISRLLHQWQEEGLVQVQHGRLIVSDRQQLFAKAEVL, encoded by the coding sequence ATGAATTCTGACACCCTGAGCCACTCTCGTCTTTTAACAGGTCTCGCATCAAACGACATTGCTGTTATTATGCGCTTTGCCGAGACGATTCAGGTAAAACGCGACACGCAACTCTTCGCCGACGGCGATCCGGCAACCCATCTCTACCTCATTGTGACAGGGCAAATCCGATTATACAAACTGACTCCCACTGGTCGGCAAAGTGTGTTTCGGATTGCTGAAGCGCATGAAGTGATCGGGTTAAGCGCTATCGTTTCCGAGAGTCGATACACACTCTATGCGCAATCAATCTCAGCGGGCCACATGTTGGCGTGGCCCACCCTGATGTTTCAGTCACTTATGCAGCAATTTCCCCAATTGCAACGCAACGCCATGCAACTCTTGAGCGAGTATCGCGAAGATTTGCAAGATCAATTGCTCGAAATGGCTACCAACGATGTTGAGATACGGCTGGCTAAAGCGCTGGTGCGTTGGATGAAACGTCATTGCGATATGGCGTGTCCTGCCCCCCTCACAATTCCATTATTACAGCGCGATCTTGCCGATCTGATCGGCGCCAGTCCCTACACCATTAGCCGCTTGTTGCATCAATGGCAGGAAGAGGGTCTTGTGCAAGTTCAGCACGGTCGCCTGATAGTGAGTGATCGACAACAATTGTTCGCCAAAGCGGAGGTGCTGTGA
- a CDS encoding permease, translating into MSVCTRLEGVLPLLSLIVLLAIIGQVVMQSVITWATGNELSQIVPVFEAPIANAGKALGALLTAWMPRWIIATPFGPLDIKYTVAYTIYEWFKLPIILFLTTFGMMLLRLGVSTVWLERTLGRNDVIGILGGTLLGMVTPVCSCTVTNIYAGLAAGGASRRASAAFLFASPALNEFAIIFMFVIVGPLGGGVYVVAGVIAAIITGYLAPVLGLDPHRFLQPILRSPFHDSLDRSNILIRAHQEAWALFKRLIGIVLFSGLLAGILVNFNLTLVEALKQAGSVWWGPILATVFGLPLDINAASTAPTLVALHQIVPLGTLVSAMMATTVSSIPEWAMLNRLLGRAAASKVVLWYGLYVIGLGLLLNWLFGYRMVMTAA; encoded by the coding sequence ATGTCTGTGTGCACACGGCTTGAAGGAGTCCTGCCACTGCTCTCACTCATTGTCCTGCTGGCCATTATTGGTCAAGTCGTCATGCAAAGCGTGATCACATGGGCTACCGGCAATGAGCTATCTCAGATTGTGCCGGTCTTCGAGGCACCGATTGCCAACGCCGGCAAAGCACTAGGCGCGCTGCTTACCGCGTGGATGCCGAGATGGATCATCGCAACGCCGTTTGGGCCACTTGACATCAAATATACTGTCGCATATACGATCTACGAATGGTTCAAGTTACCGATCATTCTTTTCCTTACCACGTTCGGGATGATGCTCCTTCGGTTAGGCGTGAGCACGGTTTGGCTTGAGCGAACGTTGGGGCGCAACGATGTGATCGGCATTCTTGGTGGAACCCTGCTAGGAATGGTGACACCGGTCTGCTCGTGTACAGTGACGAATATTTATGCCGGGTTAGCAGCCGGCGGCGCTAGTCGCCGTGCCTCAGCGGCCTTTCTCTTTGCTAGTCCGGCGCTCAACGAGTTTGCTATCATCTTTATGTTTGTCATCGTCGGTCCACTTGGTGGGGGTGTGTACGTAGTGGCCGGAGTGATTGCTGCCATAATCACCGGTTATCTCGCCCCAGTATTGGGTCTCGATCCGCATCGCTTTCTTCAGCCCATATTACGCTCGCCATTCCACGACTCGCTAGACCGCTCCAATATCTTGATACGCGCCCATCAAGAAGCATGGGCGCTGTTTAAACGGCTGATTGGGATTGTGCTGTTTAGTGGGCTACTAGCCGGGATTTTGGTTAATTTCAATCTGACGTTGGTTGAGGCACTGAAGCAGGCCGGCAGCGTATGGTGGGGGCCGATCCTTGCAACTGTGTTCGGTTTGCCACTCGACATTAATGCGGCCTCTACTGCCCCGACTTTGGTAGCGTTGCATCAGATCGTGCCACTTGGCACATTAGTGTCTGCTATGATGGCTACGACTGTCTCGTCGATCCCCGAATGGGCAATGCTGAACCGGTTGCTTGGTCGAGCTGCTGCGAGTAAAGTAGTGCTTTGGTATGGTTTGTACGTGATCGGATTAGGGTTATTGCTCAATTGGTTATTCGGCTACCGAATGGTCATGACTGCGGCATGA
- a CDS encoding enoyl-CoA hydratase, with the protein MQAGETAVEPYVLCETDSRGVARITLNRPRQFNALSEEMLAALQAQLDAIATNPHVRVVVLAGAGKAFCAGHDLKQMLAHPDQHYYEDLFARCSQMMLTIQRMPQPVIARVHGIATAAGCQLVAMCDLAVASSEAKFAVSGINVGLFCSTPSVALSRNIGRKAAFEMLVTGEFIDAETAHHLGLVNRVAPPDQLDATIEQLVDAILSKPAESIAIGKSLFYRQIELPMAEAYQLAGQTMACNMMEPCAQEGVTAFVEKRPPVWANSENR; encoded by the coding sequence ATGCAGGCCGGTGAAACGGCGGTCGAACCGTATGTCTTGTGCGAAACCGATAGCCGTGGCGTTGCTCGGATCACCCTCAACCGACCACGCCAATTTAACGCCTTGTCCGAAGAGATGTTAGCTGCGCTGCAAGCCCAACTCGACGCGATTGCCACCAATCCGCATGTCCGCGTTGTGGTGCTGGCCGGCGCCGGTAAAGCGTTTTGTGCCGGACACGATCTGAAACAGATGCTGGCCCATCCCGACCAGCACTATTACGAAGACCTCTTCGCCCGCTGCTCTCAGATGATGCTGACGATTCAGCGCATGCCGCAACCGGTCATCGCCCGCGTCCACGGGATTGCGACTGCCGCCGGCTGCCAGTTGGTGGCGATGTGCGATCTCGCTGTCGCTTCGAGTGAGGCTAAGTTTGCGGTATCGGGAATTAATGTTGGTCTGTTCTGCTCGACGCCATCGGTGGCGCTATCGCGCAATATCGGTCGCAAAGCAGCCTTCGAGATGCTGGTTACCGGCGAGTTTATCGATGCCGAAACTGCTCACCACCTCGGCTTGGTCAACCGGGTTGCGCCACCCGACCAACTCGACGCCACGATTGAGCAACTGGTCGACGCTATCCTGTCCAAACCCGCCGAGTCGATTGCAATTGGCAAATCGCTCTTCTATCGCCAAATTGAACTGCCAATGGCTGAGGCGTACCAACTGGCCGGGCAAACCATGGCCTGCAATATGATGGAACCGTGTGCGCAAGAGGGAGTAACTGCGTTTGTCGAAAAACGCCCGCCCGTGTGGGCCAACTCTGAGAATCGTTAG
- a CDS encoding 4-hydroxyphenylacetate 3-hydroxylase N-terminal domain-containing protein translates to MTVSEVTAETAIGGVRPMNGREYLESLRDDRVVYFQGERVKDVTTHPAFRNSARMVARWYDRLHELHQEDVARGDPDQWKWTMPTDTGSGGWTHPFFVGSRTVEDLVRARDTIAELQRAVYGWMGRAPDYKAAFTGTLGANAEFYAPYQENARRWYRKTQEELIYWNHAIVNPPIDRNRPPDEVADVYMHVERETDAGLIVSGAKVVATGSALTHVNFIAHYGPLPIKEKRFALIFAVPMNAPGVKLIARTSYEYNAAVVGSPFDYPLSSRLDENDSILVFDRVLIPWENIFVYGDIEKVNTFFPISGFGHRFPLHGGTRFAVKLDFITGLMLKAVESTGVAEFRGVQARLGEIVTYRNLFWHLTEAMVRNPMPWVDGYLLPNLEAAFAYRVLAPDAYVKIKDLIEKDVASALIYLPSHAADLKNPEVRAYLDRFVRGSNGTSAFDRIKLMKLLWDAIGTEFGGRHELYERNYAGNHENIRIETLGAAMAMGVTANLKAFAERCMAEYDLDGWTVDDLVNPTDVNVVMSR, encoded by the coding sequence ATGACGGTATCCGAAGTAACGGCGGAGACCGCCATAGGCGGTGTGCGTCCAATGAACGGGCGTGAGTATCTCGAAAGCCTACGCGATGATCGAGTCGTCTATTTTCAAGGGGAACGGGTTAAGGACGTCACGACTCACCCAGCCTTCCGCAATTCGGCGCGCATGGTAGCGCGATGGTACGACCGGCTCCATGAACTGCATCAGGAGGATGTAGCCCGCGGTGATCCCGATCAGTGGAAGTGGACGATGCCGACCGATACCGGTAGTGGTGGCTGGACCCATCCCTTCTTTGTCGGGTCGCGGACGGTTGAGGATTTGGTACGGGCACGGGACACCATTGCCGAGTTGCAGCGGGCAGTTTACGGCTGGATGGGACGTGCGCCTGACTACAAGGCAGCATTTACCGGCACACTTGGAGCGAATGCCGAGTTTTACGCGCCCTATCAGGAGAATGCGCGGCGCTGGTATCGGAAAACGCAGGAGGAGTTGATTTACTGGAATCATGCGATTGTGAATCCGCCCATCGACCGCAATCGACCGCCGGACGAAGTTGCAGACGTGTACATGCATGTCGAACGGGAGACGGATGCGGGGCTGATTGTATCCGGGGCGAAGGTGGTGGCGACCGGTAGTGCCTTAACCCATGTGAACTTTATCGCTCACTATGGTCCACTGCCGATCAAAGAGAAGCGATTTGCACTTATTTTTGCGGTACCGATGAACGCGCCCGGCGTGAAGTTAATTGCACGCACCTCGTATGAATACAACGCGGCAGTCGTCGGTAGCCCCTTCGATTACCCGTTATCAAGCCGGCTCGATGAGAACGACTCGATTTTGGTCTTCGACCGCGTCCTGATCCCGTGGGAAAACATTTTTGTGTACGGCGACATTGAGAAGGTCAACACCTTCTTCCCAATCTCAGGCTTCGGCCATCGCTTCCCGCTGCACGGTGGTACGCGCTTTGCCGTTAAGCTCGATTTCATTACCGGGCTTATGCTCAAAGCGGTTGAGTCAACCGGCGTCGCCGAATTTCGCGGTGTACAGGCACGACTTGGTGAGATCGTCACCTATCGCAACCTCTTCTGGCACTTGACCGAGGCGATGGTGCGTAATCCGATGCCGTGGGTAGATGGGTACCTCTTACCAAATCTCGAAGCCGCCTTCGCCTACCGTGTGTTAGCGCCGGATGCCTACGTCAAGATCAAAGACCTGATCGAGAAAGATGTTGCGAGCGCGCTGATCTATCTGCCATCACATGCAGCCGATCTGAAGAACCCTGAAGTACGCGCCTACCTCGACCGTTTCGTGCGCGGTTCAAATGGCACCAGCGCATTCGATCGGATTAAGCTGATGAAGTTACTCTGGGACGCAATCGGCACCGAGTTTGGTGGTCGGCACGAACTGTACGAGCGTAACTACGCCGGGAACCACGAGAACATCCGGATCGAGACCTTGGGAGCAGCAATGGCGATGGGGGTGACAGCCAATCTGAAGGCATTCGCCGAGCGGTGCATGGCCGAGTATGACCTCGATGGTTGGACGGTGGACGACTTGGTCAATCCGACCGATGTTAATGTCGTGATGAGCCGGTAA
- a CDS encoding catechol 2,3-dioxygenase, with translation MSEPIFDTHQLAHVEILTPKPDQTLWFFRDLLGMEVTKQEGQSVYMRAYEDWYHHTLKITEAKEPGLGHVAWRTSSPQALERRVKAIEASGFGKGWIDGDLGHGAAYQFTTPDGHPMEILWEVEYFQPTEDQKTPLLNRPQKRPLRGVPVRRLDHVNLLASDVTVNKTFMMEQLGFRLREHIVLNNEIEAGCWLSVSPLVHEVALMRDGKGARGRLHHVCYWYGYPQNLNDLADVFREQGIFIEAGPGKHGISQAMFMYVYEPGGNRVELFGDPGYLIFDPAWKPIVWTEESLAAGIVWFGGNLPGEFFLYGTPIVHEQEPVEATA, from the coding sequence ATGAGTGAACCGATCTTCGATACCCACCAACTAGCTCATGTCGAGATTCTTACCCCGAAACCCGATCAAACGCTCTGGTTCTTCCGTGACTTACTCGGTATGGAAGTCACGAAGCAAGAGGGTCAGTCAGTCTATATGCGGGCGTATGAAGACTGGTATCACCATACCCTCAAAATTACCGAGGCCAAAGAGCCGGGCCTGGGGCACGTGGCGTGGCGCACCAGCTCACCACAGGCGCTCGAGCGTCGGGTCAAGGCGATTGAGGCATCGGGTTTTGGCAAGGGCTGGATCGACGGCGATCTCGGGCACGGGGCGGCCTATCAGTTTACGACGCCTGATGGACACCCCATGGAGATTCTGTGGGAGGTTGAATACTTCCAACCGACCGAAGATCAGAAGACACCACTCCTCAACCGGCCACAAAAGCGACCGTTGCGCGGGGTACCGGTGCGTCGTCTCGACCACGTGAACCTGTTGGCGTCGGATGTGACGGTCAACAAAACCTTTATGATGGAGCAATTGGGCTTCCGCTTACGCGAGCATATCGTGCTCAACAATGAGATTGAAGCCGGCTGCTGGCTGAGTGTCTCGCCGTTGGTGCATGAAGTGGCACTCATGCGTGACGGTAAAGGTGCGCGTGGTCGCTTGCACCACGTCTGCTACTGGTACGGCTATCCACAGAACCTCAACGATCTGGCCGACGTATTCCGCGAGCAGGGCATCTTTATCGAGGCCGGCCCCGGCAAACATGGCATTAGCCAGGCGATGTTTATGTACGTCTATGAGCCGGGTGGCAATCGCGTCGAGCTGTTCGGTGATCCGGGCTACCTGATCTTCGATCCGGCGTGGAAACCGATTGTCTGGACGGAGGAATCACTGGCGGCAGGGATCGTCTGGTTTGGTGGCAATCTGCCGGGTGAATTCTTCCTCTACGGCACTCCGATAGTACACGAGCAGGAGCCGGTCGAAGCAACGGCGTAA
- a CDS encoding IclR family transcriptional regulator: MGRYRLGWRLLELGQTLLKTTEFRDEARAVMQEMVAVWGETMHLAVLEAGTVVYLEKLRGQQGLQVELSGIGVRLPAHCSGVGKVLLAYQPWDAVLRVVGNDQLYPFTPNTITSLDALAEELARVRQRGYAYDLEEVSIGLCCVAAPIRDYEGQVIAAISFSAPTHRFRLHRDQYTRAIIEGAQRISERLGYYGGTSACKPTKSKSPSSVPVI, from the coding sequence GTGGGGCGTTATCGGTTAGGCTGGCGGCTACTCGAACTTGGTCAAACCTTACTCAAGACAACCGAGTTCCGCGATGAAGCACGAGCCGTTATGCAGGAGATGGTTGCAGTATGGGGCGAAACCATGCATTTGGCCGTGCTTGAAGCCGGAACAGTCGTTTATCTGGAGAAGTTGCGCGGCCAGCAAGGGCTGCAGGTGGAATTGTCGGGGATTGGTGTGCGCTTACCGGCGCACTGTTCAGGAGTGGGGAAAGTCTTGCTCGCTTACCAGCCATGGGATGCGGTACTGCGTGTGGTCGGCAATGATCAACTGTATCCCTTTACACCCAACACCATCACCTCACTCGACGCACTGGCCGAAGAACTAGCACGGGTGCGGCAGCGCGGTTACGCCTACGATCTCGAAGAGGTCTCAATCGGCCTCTGTTGCGTGGCAGCACCGATTCGCGACTATGAGGGACAGGTTATTGCCGCCATTAGCTTTTCGGCGCCAACCCATCGCTTTCGGCTCCACCGTGATCAGTATACGCGAGCAATTATCGAAGGCGCACAGCGCATTTCGGAGCGGCTAGGCTATTATGGAGGAACGTCTGCATGCAAGCCGACAAAGTCAAAGTCGCCATCCTCGGTTCCGGTAATATAG
- a CDS encoding acetaldehyde dehydrogenase (acetylating) — protein MQADKVKVAILGSGNIGTDLMYKLLRQPGPMELALVAGIDPASEGLARARQLGIPTSASGIEAILADPEIRIVFDATSAKAHVRHARLLREHGRIAIDLTPAARGPYVVPPVNLGMHLDAPNVNLITCGGQATIPLVYAVSRVTPVRYAEMVSTVSSRSAGPGTRQNIDEFTFTTARGLEVIGGAHQAKAIIILNPANPPILMRNTIYVLPEGEFDETAVQNSVAQMVADVQQYVPGYRLKNRPVIERRATPWGERPVLIMLLEVEGAGDFLPRYAGNLDIMTSAARRVGEVFAQHILKEVAA, from the coding sequence ATGCAAGCCGACAAAGTCAAAGTCGCCATCCTCGGTTCCGGTAATATAGGCACCGATTTGATGTACAAACTGTTGAGACAGCCGGGACCGATGGAGCTGGCGCTGGTAGCCGGGATCGATCCTGCGTCGGAGGGGTTAGCCCGGGCCAGACAGTTGGGCATTCCGACCAGTGCCAGCGGTATTGAGGCGATTCTGGCCGATCCCGAGATTCGGATCGTGTTTGACGCGACCAGTGCAAAGGCGCATGTGCGTCATGCCAGACTGTTACGGGAACACGGACGTATCGCGATTGATCTGACTCCGGCGGCGCGCGGGCCGTATGTCGTGCCACCGGTGAATCTTGGGATGCATCTTGATGCGCCGAATGTCAACTTGATAACCTGTGGTGGTCAAGCAACCATCCCGCTGGTCTATGCGGTCAGCCGAGTGACACCGGTGCGTTATGCCGAGATGGTGAGCACCGTGTCGAGCCGCTCGGCAGGACCGGGAACGCGCCAAAATATCGATGAGTTTACCTTTACCACGGCACGTGGCTTGGAGGTCATCGGTGGGGCGCACCAAGCGAAAGCGATCATCATTCTGAATCCGGCCAACCCACCGATTCTGATGCGGAATACCATTTATGTATTACCGGAAGGGGAGTTTGACGAAACGGCCGTACAAAACTCTGTAGCACAGATGGTCGCCGATGTCCAGCAGTACGTTCCCGGGTACCGGTTGAAGAATCGACCGGTAATAGAACGACGGGCGACACCGTGGGGTGAGCGACCGGTGTTGATTATGCTGCTCGAAGTTGAGGGGGCAGGTGACTTCTTGCCACGCTACGCCGGGAATCTCGACATCATGACATCGGCGGCGCGGCGAGTAGGGGAAGTATTCGCGCAGCACATACTGAAGGAGGTGGCAGCATGA
- the dmpG gene encoding 4-hydroxy-2-oxovalerate aldolase → MKAPRLTDTTLRDGSHPMRHQFTREQVAKIVQALDRAGVPVIEVSHGDGLAGSSLQYGFSHTSEFDLIETARSYAERAKIAALMLPGIGTRQELKEAVARGIQVVRIATQCTEADISEQHFGLAKELGLETVGFLMMAHMRPPEALVEQAKLMESYGADCVYIVDSAGAMLPHDAAARVRALKEALSVQVGFHAHNNLGLGIGNTLAALEAGADQIDGCLRGLGAGAGNAATELLAAVLDRLGLNPGLDVFGLMDAAEYIVAPIMPFQPFPDRDAITIGYAGVYSTFLLHAKRAGEQYGIDPREILVELGRRQAVAGQEDWIIDVALDLSRRRGAGTRKEAHG, encoded by the coding sequence ATGAAGGCACCGCGCTTGACCGATACAACCTTACGCGACGGTTCGCACCCAATGCGCCACCAGTTTACCCGCGAACAAGTAGCCAAGATTGTGCAAGCGCTCGACCGGGCCGGCGTACCGGTGATCGAGGTCAGTCATGGTGATGGGTTGGCCGGATCGTCGCTGCAATATGGCTTTTCTCATACATCAGAGTTTGATCTGATCGAAACTGCGCGTAGTTATGCCGAACGGGCCAAGATTGCTGCATTGATGCTGCCGGGAATTGGCACACGCCAAGAATTGAAAGAAGCGGTAGCACGCGGTATTCAGGTGGTACGAATAGCTACTCAGTGTACAGAAGCGGATATTTCCGAACAGCATTTTGGTCTGGCAAAAGAGTTGGGTCTAGAAACGGTCGGCTTTCTCATGATGGCGCATATGCGTCCACCAGAAGCGTTAGTCGAACAGGCAAAACTGATGGAATCGTATGGCGCCGACTGCGTCTACATTGTTGATTCGGCGGGGGCGATGTTACCGCACGACGCTGCGGCACGGGTTCGGGCGCTGAAAGAAGCGTTGTCGGTACAAGTTGGCTTTCATGCACACAATAATCTCGGGTTAGGCATCGGGAATACCCTCGCAGCACTTGAAGCAGGCGCCGATCAGATTGATGGTTGTTTGCGCGGATTAGGAGCCGGTGCCGGTAATGCTGCGACCGAGCTTCTGGCTGCCGTGCTCGACCGGCTGGGGCTGAATCCGGGGCTTGATGTCTTTGGGCTGATGGATGCCGCCGAATATATTGTGGCTCCGATCATGCCATTTCAGCCCTTTCCTGACCGTGATGCGATCACCATCGGATATGCCGGAGTCTACTCAACCTTCCTCCTACACGCAAAACGTGCAGGTGAGCAGTACGGCATCGATCCACGTGAGATCCTCGTCGAACTTGGCCGGCGGCAAGCAGTAGCCGGACAAGAAGACTGGATTATCGACGTAGCCCTCGATTTGAGTCGCCGGCGGGGCGCAGGGACACGCAAGGAGGCGCACGGATGA
- a CDS encoding flavin reductase family protein encodes MSNQPTTVAVNTIDQRLFRSTMGCFATGVTVITTARDGYVHGMTANAFLSVSLDPPLVLVSIGRSAKMHSLLAPGGRYGVSKLSEEQEHLSRHFSGKPITDLQPQFVWHNETPLLADALAHVVARVVDAHPAGDHTLFIGLVEHLAYRDGRPLLYYRGRYGRMATL; translated from the coding sequence ATGAGTAATCAACCAACGACAGTAGCGGTGAACACCATCGACCAGCGCCTGTTTCGCTCTACGATGGGCTGCTTCGCCACCGGCGTGACCGTCATCACCACCGCCCGCGATGGTTATGTGCATGGGATGACTGCGAACGCCTTCCTATCGGTCTCGCTCGATCCGCCGCTGGTGTTGGTCTCCATCGGACGATCGGCGAAGATGCACAGTCTACTCGCGCCGGGAGGTCGGTATGGCGTGAGCAAACTGAGTGAAGAGCAAGAGCATCTTAGTCGTCATTTTAGTGGAAAACCGATTACCGACCTTCAGCCGCAATTCGTTTGGCATAACGAGACGCCGCTACTCGCCGACGCACTGGCCCATGTTGTCGCCCGCGTTGTTGATGCCCACCCGGCAGGCGATCACACCCTCTTCATAGGGCTGGTGGAGCATCTCGCGTATCGTGATGGGCGACCGTTGTTATATTACCGTGGTCGGTATGGTCGGATGGCGACACTCTAA
- a CDS encoding tautomerase family protein — MMLLRITMLEGRSPEQKAALARELSIAAAEAFHVPLAEVRLVIHEVPPAHWTVGGQSMAELRRNEAAGSGQ; from the coding sequence ATGATGTTATTGCGAATTACCATGCTGGAGGGACGCAGCCCCGAACAGAAGGCAGCGCTGGCCCGCGAACTATCGATAGCAGCCGCGGAAGCGTTTCACGTACCGCTTGCCGAAGTACGGCTTGTTATCCACGAGGTACCACCCGCGCACTGGACTGTTGGTGGTCAGTCGATGGCCGAGTTGCGCCGAAATGAAGCAGCAGGGAGCGGACAGTAG
- a CDS encoding 2-keto-4-pentenoate hydratase — translation MELASAELALADTIADARSARRPIASRNRDWGVDLAGAYRIQRTRLPDPTCIGYKLGLISPAKQRQMGIDRPIYGRIGRSMIRERVVPLNEYIQPRLEPELAVVLDRALPAMAEPGMAARAIGGIFLGVDILDSVWSDYRFSAVEVIADNASGGGFLLGERLHEQIPVGELRLYLNGELRTAGPVAALGNLDQQLCWLAQAVGGLAAGQIIFLGSPAPAIPAMPGVLEVTIGNDILQAQLVGEA, via the coding sequence ATGGAACTCGCGAGCGCCGAACTCGCGTTAGCCGACACAATTGCCGATGCACGATCGGCGCGGCGGCCGATTGCGAGCCGCAATCGTGATTGGGGTGTTGATCTAGCAGGGGCATACCGGATTCAGCGAACCCGCCTACCCGATCCAACGTGCATCGGTTACAAACTTGGCCTGATCAGTCCGGCTAAGCAGCGCCAAATGGGGATCGATCGGCCGATCTACGGTCGGATCGGCCGGTCGATGATTCGGGAGCGTGTGGTGCCGTTGAACGAATACATTCAGCCGCGGCTCGAACCGGAATTGGCAGTGGTGTTAGATAGAGCGTTACCGGCGATGGCCGAGCCGGGAATGGCGGCACGTGCGATTGGCGGTATCTTTCTCGGTGTCGACATCCTCGATAGTGTGTGGTCAGACTATCGGTTTAGTGCGGTAGAGGTCATTGCCGACAATGCGTCAGGCGGTGGTTTTCTGCTCGGTGAACGTCTTCACGAACAGATACCGGTAGGCGAATTACGGCTCTACCTTAACGGCGAGTTGCGCACTGCCGGGCCGGTAGCAGCGTTGGGCAACCTCGATCAACAACTCTGCTGGTTAGCGCAGGCAGTGGGCGGTTTGGCAGCCGGGCAGATCATCTTTCTCGGCTCACCGGCACCGGCCATCCCGGCAATGCCCGGTGTGCTTGAAGTGACAATCGGTAACGACATCTTACAGGCACAGTTAGTGGGAGAAGCCTGA